The genomic region AAGAAAATCATGCCATCGAACGGCACATTCGCTCGCTACATGAAGAATACACGCGGGTCGAAAAACAGCTGGCGGCCAAGCCCTGGAAAACCGCGCGCCCTGACATCCCTTGCGGAGCGGCCCGCCGGCCCGACACGAGAGCCTGAGAGATGAACCCCACCATTCGAGTGCTGATCGTCGAAAACTCCGACTTGATGCGGAGCCTTTACGTGCGGCTTCTCGCGCAGAACCCGGCCATCGAGGTGGCCGGCGAGGCGAAGAATCTCGCCGCCGCGCGCGAGATGACCCTCTCCCTCCGGCCCGACGTCATCCTTCTTCAAATCCAAATGCTGGACGAGGAAACTTTTACATTCCTCAAATCCCGCATGGCCCTCTCGCCCATACCCGTCATCGCGCTCGGCGCACCCGAAAATCCCGGCAACCTGCCGTATGCCGAATGCGGCGTCGTCGGCTTTCTGCGGAAACCAGTGGCCATCATCGGGATGGAGCTGGCCCTGTTCCGGGATGAACTCATCCAGGAAATACAGTCCGCGGCGCATCCGCACCCGGACCGCGGCGCACCCGCCGCGGCATTCGGCGGCACTGTCGTCGCCATCGGCTCCTCGACCGGGGGAACAGAAGCCCTCCGGTCCATTCTGTCCCGGCTGCCCGCGACGTTTCCGCCCATCGTCATCGTCCAGCACATGGCCGCCCATTTTATCGGCCTGCTGGCGAACTCGCTCGATTCCCTCTCCCCGCTCTCCGTCCAGGAGGCCCGGCCCGGCGACAGGCTCCGGCCCGGCAACATATACCTCGCGCCCGGCGATTTGCACATGACCATCCGGAAAATCGGGGGAGACTACGAGGTCCGCCTTCAGGGCGGGCCGAAAGTATGGGGTTGCCGACCGAGCATTGATTTGCTCTTCGAGTCCGTCGCCCAGAGCGCCGGGAAAAATGCCGTGGGCGTCATCCTGACGGGGATGGGACGCGACGGCGCCAGGGGCCTGGCGCAGATGAAATCAGCCGGAGCCGCCACCTTCGCCCAGGACGAGGAGAGTTCCGTCGTCTTCGGGATGCCGAAGGAAGCCATCAAGGCGGGCGGCGTGGACAAGGTCGTCGGGCTTGCGGATATGCCCCGCCAGAGGCAGCTCGCTATCCCCGAATCTCTTGCTCGGCTTCATCCAAGGGAATTTCCTGAGCCAAAACCTGCCGTCGCTTTACGCCATCCGCCGGGCCGATGACCCCTTCCGCCTCCATCCGCTCGATCATCCGGGCCGCGCGGTTGTAGCCCACGCGAAGGTGGCGCTGGAGCAGCGAGATCGACGCTTCCCGGGTGCGGGCCACAAGGGCAACCGCCTCGTCGTACCTCTCATCGAATTCATCCTCATCGGCCTCACTATCGGCCGAGGCCTTCTCGGGCTCCGCGAAAATCTTCTCCTGGTACACGGCGGGCCCTTGCGCCTGCCAGTGCTCGACCAGATGGCGGATCTCCTTTTCGGCGACGAAGGCGCCATGAATCCGCATGGGGGAGGAGCTCCCCGGCGGAATGAAGAGCATGTCCCCCTTGCCGAGGAGCCGATCGGCCCCGTTGGCATCCATGATGGTGCGCGAGTCCGTCCGGCTGGCCACCCGCAGGGCGATGCGCGAGGGGAAATTCGCCTTGATCAGGCCGGTCAGAACATCCACCGAGGGCCGCTGGGTGGCCACCAGCAGGTGGATGCCCGCCGCCCGCGCCATCTGCGCCAGCCGGGCGAGGGAATCCTCCACCTCCCGGGATGAGACCATCATCAAATCGGCCAGCTCATCAATGACCACCACGATGTAGGGCAGGAAATCCTCTTCCCCCACGCTGGCGATGTTTTCATCCAGGTCCAGCGACCGGGCCAGCCGCCTCCGGCTCTCCTTCTCGCCCAGCCGCTCGAACAACCTCGCGTTGTAGCTCTCGATGCTGCGCACCCCCACCCGGCTCATCACCTTGTAGCGCCGCTCCATCTCCGCCACGACGCCGCGAAGCGCGGAAGCCGCTTTCTTCGGATCGGTCACCACGGGCACCAGCAGGTGGGGCACACCCTCATAGATCGAAAGCTCGAGCATCTTCGGGTCGATCATCAGCATCCGCACCTCGCGCGGCATGCATTTGACCAGAAGGCTGCAGATCATCATGTTGAGGAGAACGCTCTTCCCCGAGCCCGTCGTCCCCGCGATCAGAAGGTGCGGGATTTTCGCCAGATCCGTCAGCGTCGTGCGGCCCAGGACATCCACGCCCAGCCCCACGGTCAGTTTCTCCCGCGCCTCCCGGAATTCCCGGGAGCCGATCATCTCCTTCAGATAGACGGCGTTGCGCTTCTCGTTGGGAATCTCGATGCCCACCACCGAGGTTCCGGGAATCGGCGCCACCACGCGCACGCTGAGCGCCGAGAGGGCGCGGGCCAGATCGTCCGAGAGCGAGGCGATCTTGGCCACCTTGATGCCGGCCGCCGGCTTGAACTCGTAGATCGTGATCACCGGGCCGGTGTTGACCTGAACCACCTCGCCCTCCACCCCGAACTCCCGGAGGGTCTTCTCCAGCAGCCTGGATTTCTCCTCGAACCTCTCGGTTTCCACGCCGGAGAATCTTCGGGGCGGCTCCGAAAAAAGATCCACCTCGGGAAGCGTATAGCC from bacterium harbors:
- the cheB gene encoding chemotaxis-specific protein-glutamate methyltransferase CheB, which gives rise to MNPTIRVLIVENSDLMRSLYVRLLAQNPAIEVAGEAKNLAAAREMTLSLRPDVILLQIQMLDEETFTFLKSRMALSPIPVIALGAPENPGNLPYAECGVVGFLRKPVAIIGMELALFRDELIQEIQSAAHPHPDRGAPAAAFGGTVVAIGSSTGGTEALRSILSRLPATFPPIVIVQHMAAHFIGLLANSLDSLSPLSVQEARPGDRLRPGNIYLAPGDLHMTIRKIGGDYEVRLQGGPKVWGCRPSIDLLFESVAQSAGKNAVGVILTGMGRDGARGLAQMKSAGAATFAQDEESSVVFGMPKEAIKAGGVDKVVGLADMPRQRQLAIPESLARLHPREFPEPKPAVALRHPPGR